ATGCATTTATCTACGAAGGGGTAtgcacttttcgtcaagtgtgttccgtcacatgatgtgatagggagtctatcgccatatcgggcacaaattccagactcggagCTGTTACTGagcacaaaaacccaaatatcactttgcccgacccgggattcgaacccagaacctcaagACGCTGCCGTaatgcgcatgcagtacaactacgttcTCTCTGAATAAAAACactaagaattaaaaaaaatatactaacctGAAAACGACTTCCATCTGATTTGTTGCATTGCATCGATATAGGCGACTCATAGAATAGAGTGTCCAAGACATTGGTCCTTAAAGGCGTCCATGGATTTATAGACAGATAATTCATTCTTGGCGTTGCATTATACGAAATAGGCATGTTGTCCCACCTGAGAAACAGAATGAATGTATAACAatacattaatgtatataaaattaagaccCAATGATTCAAGTGTGTAAGATCGATCGAACTACTTATTGAAATTAGCATTGAAATTGTACAATGTGGAAATGCACCCAAGATAAATTCTTAAATCAAAATGTATCTTCAAAATTAAATCATCAGAAGTAAGTATTTAGTTGAGATTCAATCAATTGTGACATTTTCTGAAATTACTAAAGCTATAAGTACAGCTTGCAGAATATTAAAAGTACCATTTAAAGTGGTGTTAGACCTTTTATGCGTAAAACCATCAGACTATTATACGTACAGACAATTTTACTATACGTTAATATTCGGGgaagaaaaaactaaatgttATCAAACAGTaggtatcttttttttattagtgactGTTGAGGACCTTATATTTCTGatcatttcaaaaataatgcttaataattcaaatttattaaaaggataTTAATTGCTACGTTCTTTTTTCATTTCTGAAACATGGCTTAAGTagccaaattataatatatccaattacgatattaaataaactacacatctatattaatttgtaggtaCTAAAATATCAGTTTTCCATACCGTTTTTcgaacttaaaataattttcaagcgCCATATTGGAGATAGCACTTTTGCACACTTCTAATTCCGTAGCGGGGTAGTAGTGCATATAGTTGACGCACATTTCGTCAGTGATCGCATGCCCTCCAACAGTCGCGTTGTGTTTGTCTTCCGTGTTATATAAGCAAGTAGTTTCCAGGAAATCGCCCTGTAAAACGAATTGAAAATCAAGTGAAAagtggaaaaaaattaaattgtattgtgtTAATGAAATTGTAGTCTAAGTTCTGCCAGTGGCGTAGCGTGACTTGCGTAAGCAGCGGACCTAATAATTGCCGCCATAAGGCACcgggttataaaaaaaatatatttacctatattttaacaaaacaagAATAAAAGTCACGAGCGCCACCTTAGATATTGGTACAAGcgagaaaattttaaatgttttattttacgccTTGGCAACCATCCCTAACGTGCCGCCCGGGGCGGACTGACACTCCGCTATAAAGATCCATAAATCACTGTACCGTCTCATTGTACCAGGTAAGCGACGCCGGCGCCACTTATTTAAAAGtctgattaaaaatatgaacatataTTTCACTGGAACAAATGGCTGCTATAAAAAAGTAGCTAAAATGATGTTGATTCAGAATGGTCTATATGTATGCTAAATTCCATCCAAATTcattcagtagttcctgagttttcttttctaacatacaaacattatttaaaaaaattgcatttacaatattagtaagaagtaagatatttatttactggTAAAATCTGAACAGGCCGATGTAATATCCTTATTTCTTGGAAATGAGTGGAGTAATGCATATCTTTGTTCAACACTGGCAACTCTACTCCTTGTCTGGAATGCCGTGTCCAAACAGCCACACCCGTGAGATGTGTGTGCAGTTGACTGCCAAATACAATTATACCTTTTGCTGGTAGACCCTGAAAGAAATACAGATGTATGGGTCCAACTATCTTTTAGAGGTACATGATGTCAAACttaacgtacatacatacatacataacatcacgcatttatccccgaaggggtatgcagaggcgcaactagggaacccacttttcgccaagtatgttccgtcccatgatgtgatagagggcgagcctatcgccatatcgggcacaaattccagactccgggctgatactcagcagaaaaacccaaatatcactttgcccgacccgggattcgaacccaggacctcagagcgcttttgtaccggacatgcaatacaactacgccaccgaggtagtcttACGAGGCAAACTTAACGTAGTGTTAATATTCTCTTTAATATGAAACGACCATTTTTGCCATGTCTATTTCAACGCCCTTTGTTGAATTTCTCAATAAAGAGACAAGATAATACAATATCTAGTATAGAGAAAGcggacattaaaaaaaatgtagatcaTTCAAAAGGGAAAAGGGCTTTAATCAATAGTAGGGTAGCAAGTCTTAACATGAGGTCAACATGCTTAAAGCATAACCTTTCATCAAATTAGCAATCTAACTTAGTAAATAcaagtaaatttatataatatctcgTATCAAAATCAATGAACACAATATTGAAGTTACCACTCCCGTGCACTGGGGTATGCAATATCCGGTCAAAGGGAATGCTTTTTGACCGCCAGGAATCGCCATTTTGTCCGTATATTCCAGTCCGAGTTCCATGATAGCGGCGTCATATTTTCGTCTATTGCCAGTTACGTGAAGCACTATTCCTGAACTGTCCACCCAATCtgcaaaaaacaaacaaatacacgTTTAGAAAAGATAGGAAGGCGGCGCAGATGAATGTAATCGACAAAACTAAATGCCTTATAGGAATAAGATAAAAGGTTATCGTTAACGACAGATTGTAAGAAGTGACGCGGGAGCCGGAGTGTGCGCGAAGTTATTAAGCcggtaacatatttataatttttttaagtctaCCGACGTTAGTTGTCTGCCACGATCAATGCGAGTGTCACAAACGGCTGCCGCGTTATTccgcttaaaaatattataatcgagCTAAATACGTAATAAACGGTTTCCGTGAATTTATCTTGCTTCACTAACGCCCGTGCAATAAGTAACACTTATTATTACTCGTACAGATATTGGTATTCCATCTAAGAGGACATATTCATCATTTTGGAATTCGGGCCTTCTAATCGAACGACAACTTTGATATTCGTATGAGTAAAAGAGTCgaaaataggggaccggcctatgcttgattatgtccattattctatatataatggttaataatatgaaaaagaagtactcctgcgaaaactgcataaaaattggtttaaaaatgagcgagtaattcatatttaaaatattgtaatgtgcagaagtgggcgcgatgtggggatatcgctacatctctttctttcgcacgcgtcgtaattcccaatgacgtcacacgtgggtatttcgtctcttttctgtttcttgttaattaccccttccaccgaaattcaaagacttataacttgttgattttttaccggatttcaataatttcttctgtgttataatttatattatgtaaatatttgataaaagtaaagaacaaaaatgagtccggtaccctattctttttctttatttaccaATATATATGACTACCATAGCTGAGCTTTggttagaacgcccgtaattccAAAAAGTCGAATATGCTACTGTAGAATAAGCCCCGTGTAAAATCAGCGGGGcttattacttacattttaatatgtactAAGCAGTAttctaaaatcagccttaatcaaaatacataagtattttgTCCACTAAGCGGTCTTCTACGAACGGATACATCAATGCttagatttatttgtgtttaccTTTCCGCAGCTCCGGATTATTGTAATGTACTTCTAACATAACGTATTTATTCGCTTCGGGTCCGCCAAGAGGTAAACCAGCTTCTTTAGGATATGTAAAAGGGGGCGCGCCCATTGCCCAAGCAGCTTTCACCTAAAACAAACATAAGGCTTCAATGAGTAAGTAGCTTCGCAGACTGGAGGTTCTAGGTTcgattttaaatacatacaaacaatattatgtactacctAATAAAGATTCTTACCTTCAAACAAGTCTTTGTAATTTCCGGTCTATCTGAAGCAAAACAATTTCCTTCGTACATAGGCATTTCGACATCTGGCTTTGAATCACAATAAAACACTTCCATGTGATGTACCAGTCCTTCGTTTCCTTTTGTTATAGACGACTCAAACTAAAAtcgaaattataattactttttaaataaattatggctCCCTTTACCCGGTCATGGACGTAGCCTTCAGCTCAATTAGGTCGATATAAttacacatttaattataatttgtgggTTTTAAGCATTAGCCAGTTTACACTTTTTctcttacaatattttaatgaaattatttatatgccTCCATATCAGCTGGCGGTGACCTCCGTGGAGGGGATTTAGGCAATCTTTCCCTTGCAGtagtatatagaaatatataaaaaggacTTTCAAAGGACGCCTTTTAAAAGACAAAAGAAGATATGCTGAGCAGGCTTCAATCTTTACTAATTGGAAAGCCactataattaaaagaaataccTTTTCTTCCTAGATACGCCTAGAATTTTAATCCACCCAGTCAATTTACCTGGATGATGTGATGAACCTTCTTGTTAATGAATTCTGGAAGTCGGAATATTTTGCACCAATACGTGGTATCGTCACCGGGCACTTTAAGGTCTTTGTTAGTAATTCGTAGCTGATAGCCGTCGACTTTTTGCAGGCCCGGTGGAGTCAGCAGACGGACTCTAATAAACCCGTGGTTTTGCGAAGGGATACAAGTTAGGCAAAGTCCATTTGATGAGAATAATTTGTCAACTCCGTGAGCCCAAACTATGTGGACTGTGCCGTCCTGAAATATAGATGGAAACATAATATtgacggttgaaaagctaattgacttaagcgacactAAGATTCacacatttaaatatgtaacacatatacatatacatttaaatataacttgaatgaatgaaatgaattagcactttttctataattttttaaattagtttaattttttctaattaaaatgccgcttaagtcaattagcctttaaaTCGTCGATACAGATTATTCAAcggatgatattttatttatgatgggAGTGGTTTTCTTCTTTACCGTAATAACATAGTCATTATCGTCACAAGTGTCGAAGTATCTTTCAAACACGATGCTTTCACTGCGAGCGTCTAAATGGAAATCCTTACAATTTTGCTTTGCATCACGTTTCAGTTTTCCACACTCATTTGCGTGCATATCctgtgaaatataattaattttaatttgtaatacataaaaGAAATTAGATTGCTAAGCATCTCGATGGAATAAgtggtaataaatttaaaaatggaatgatattaaaatatcctACCTCGTAATGATCTTTTCCTTTATAATCGAACCAGAATAAACATACATCTGAATTATTTAACATTCCCCTATCAGAGAATCCGAGTGCGAACCAACTGAAAGTCGGTGCTTTTTCCGCCACAGTCATTTGAAAGCGAATTTTACGCTTTAAATAATCTACCCGCCATTTCAACAAAAAGTCTCCGTTTGGGTCCAAAACTGATTCACTTTCGGCCCATCGtttatctaaaaaatacaaatatatccaCTTTTCACAACTTCTAAAACATTTAGGAGGCAATCACTAAAATTGTAACTTACCAGATCTTTCTATGGAGTAGGAAAAATAAGAACACACGAACGTAAGTAGAATCAAAGCAATACACTTGGGCACCATATTTAGAGGCTTCATCGCGAGCACATTTCTCTCGGAGCTTGAGGACTGGTTTCTTCGATGGCTAAAGCTGTAATGACGCCAGCTTCTTCGGAACACGGCTAAATAAGATCGCAAAATTATGCCACCCCTCGAAGGGTGAAATTGGTATGTTATGGAGACTGCAGTACAGTCGTGAATACAAGTTCAAGTACAGTTGATAATAAaagttctttatttatatttgaatcattgagttttgtattaatatgtttttattttttcaatatcccTTTTTTGGATAAGAAATTTACCTAGCACAAACGGGGGACTACCTTTGATAGGGCTTAGGTAAGTAATGCACTGATCAAATTAAGATAATAAGGAGTAAGTtaaggtaatattattatcgtCATTGTAGAACTGATTTAATGCCAAGATGTAAAGGAGATTTCTGGAAAACTGTTACAAGATAAATAACCACGCATATCAATAGCTAAGACAGCAAACTTGTATTGGAACAGCAAAAGGAAACAGccaactttatttttttcgcTTTTTGCAAGAATACCTATCGGTTAACGTTCAATAATGCAAACTTCCAAAAGTTGGTAGATTATTGCCAATAGTTTGGCTCACCCTTTGTCAACTGGTGTATTATaagttatgtaagtatatatatt
This portion of the Manduca sexta isolate Smith_Timp_Sample1 chromosome 14, JHU_Msex_v1.0, whole genome shotgun sequence genome encodes:
- the LOC115439887 gene encoding tyramine beta-hydroxylase, producing MKPLNMVPKCIALILLTFVCSYFSYSIERSDKRWAESESVLDPNGDFLLKWRVDYLKRKIRFQMTVAEKAPTFSWFALGFSDRGMLNNSDVCLFWFDYKGKDHYEDMHANECGKLKRDAKQNCKDFHLDARSESIVFERYFDTCDDNDYVITDGTVHIVWAHGVDKLFSSNGLCLTCIPSQNHGFIRVRLLTPPGLQKVDGYQLRITNKDLKVPGDDTTYWCKIFRLPEFINKKVHHIIQFESSITKGNEGLVHHMEVFYCDSKPDVEMPMYEGNCFASDRPEITKTCLKVKAAWAMGAPPFTYPKEAGLPLGGPEANKYVMLEVHYNNPELRKDWVDSSGIVLHVTGNRRKYDAAIMELGLEYTDKMAIPGGQKAFPLTGYCIPQCTGVGLPAKGIIVFGSQLHTHLTGVAVWTRHSRQGVELPVLNKDMHYSTHFQEIRILHRPVQILPGDFLETTCLYNTEDKHNATVGGHAITDEMCVNYMHYYPATELEVCKSAISNMALENYFKFEKRWDNMPISYNATPRMNYLSINPWTPLRTNVLDTLFYESPISMQCNKSDGSRFQGDWEGIPIPKIKLPLPEEHRNCPNENHLEN